The nucleotide window CAGCACTACATCTACCACGCGATGGTCGAGGCGTTCGGCTGGACGCGAGGGGGCGTCCCGGTCGAGTAGGCGCCGGGCAGCACGGCGGGAGCCGTAGTCCCACCCGCCGCCGACGCTCAGTCGATCGTCCAGAGCTCGCCGACCACCTTCGCTTCGTGTGACACCCAGTGGTGTCGCACGGCCGGGGCGTCGGGCGTTCGACGCCCTTCGTCTTCGCGTGCGAGAATCTGCGGGGAGTGCCCCTCAGCCGAGTGCATTCGATCGTGTCGATCGATCCTCTTCGCGATCTCGGCCAGTCGTTCCGGCGCCTGCGCGCGCTCTCCGTCGATGGGAAATCCCTTCTCTCGCGCCGCGAGCCGCCCGATTTCGACCACCAGGCCCGGCTCGAGACCGGATCGAAAGCGCCAGACCACGCCCTCTCGTGCGCGCCCTAACACGAAGCGGGGCGTTCCCCCGCCGTGGCGATCGTGGCACCCGGTAATTCTGCCTAGTTCGTCGAACACGTATCGCCTAGCAAGTGCGTCGGCGACGTGCGCCAGACCGACATTCTGATGTGTTGAGGCGGACACGGCGAGATCTTATGCGAATCACGAAGATTCTTCCCCGCATCGGGGAAGGACCGGGGTATAGTCGAGCTGCGCCCGATTCGACGAACCGTCAGGAACGAGCTCAGAGACCCGCGACGAATCCTCCATCCGACCGATTGCCGTACAAGCAGCTACCGCGCCACCGTCGCCAAACGCCTGGAATGGCTCCAGGCCGGTCCGAGTCGTTCCCTCGAAGTCGTCGAACCCAGGAGAGGATGATGATCGAGCATCCCAACTCGCTCCTCATGCACCACTGCCTTCAGGCCGCCAGCGAAGGCGATCGCCAGACGCTGCGCGCCCTCTGGTCGGACGACATCGTCTGGCACGTGATGGGCGCCGGACCATGGCAGGGCGAGATCAAGGGCGCCGACGAGATCTTCGAGTACCTCGCGGACCTCGGCGAGTTCGGCGAGACCGGGGTCGCGACCGAGGTCGAGGACATCATGGTCAGCCACCGTCGCGCCGCCGTGATCTGTCGCTCTCAGGCCCAGCGCGGGGACGACGAGCTCGACAC belongs to bacterium and includes:
- a CDS encoding nuclear transport factor 2 family protein; translated protein: MIEHPNSLLMHHCLQAASEGDRQTLRALWSDDIVWHVMGAGPWQGEIKGADEIFEYLADLGEFGETGVATEVEDIMVSHRRAAVICRSQAQRGDDELDTRFLVVATIEDRRISRMMSVPIDARRVEAFWAGETF